One part of the Nostoc sp. PCC 7120 = FACHB-418 genome encodes these proteins:
- a CDS encoding PhoX family protein yields the protein MKGRFHPKNNQTINPSSNESIRDVIDRMSMSRRKFIFTAASASLLTVVGEVSIGGFLQSVEASPIPKGTGFAGIGFKSVPPNLLNPATGLLEKDLVSVPEGYTAKVLIAWGDPIMPTAPNWLPDASQGAAAQEMQYGMHVDGMHYFPLSPGNAVGRTVGSQTRSLRSFLNQNINTGLLCVNHEYTQESILHGSEGLSPVTIQKVRKSQAAHGVSVVQITKNGNDWTFNRNSEFGRRITANTPMRISGPAAGSDLLKSKKFAINPDGSVEIGTNDGFTAYGTANNCAHGYTPWGTYLTCEENWNGYFGNNGEPLASTPGINDSEVLAVQNRYGLSAGGFGYRWHEVDPRFNNRTNPLEPHTFGWVVEIDPYTPRSTPVKRTALGRFKHESAQVVVDDNNRVAFYQGDDERNDYIYKFVCAQPYNPRNREANRDLLDTGVLYVAKFNDNGTGQWLPLVYGQNGLTPENGFRNQAEVLVKTRQAADRVGATMMDRPEWVAVRPRIGGFREIEVYCTLTNNNRRGTGTESVNQADGSTTAGSARPPIDKSNPRPDNRYGHIIRWREDGRSVATTTFKWDIFIEAGDSQRTEPNLQGNINGDDLSSPDGLWFDDFGRLWIQTDQAGDGLGSTVNGVPELINIGSNGMFCADPNTRQVRRFLTSPPDCEVTGVITTPDGKAMFVGIQHPGDGGTTANPTQNSHWPYSQGYGLPGRPRSATVVITRNDGGVIGGL from the coding sequence CTATTGGTGGCTTTCTCCAAAGTGTTGAAGCATCTCCAATTCCGAAAGGAACAGGATTTGCTGGTATTGGGTTCAAGAGTGTTCCCCCAAACCTACTCAACCCAGCTACAGGACTTCTAGAAAAAGACTTGGTTAGTGTTCCCGAAGGATACACAGCCAAAGTGTTGATTGCTTGGGGAGACCCAATCATGCCCACCGCGCCAAACTGGTTGCCAGACGCATCCCAAGGTGCTGCTGCTCAAGAAATGCAGTATGGTATGCACGTTGATGGTATGCACTACTTCCCTCTATCACCTGGGAATGCTGTTGGTCGGACAGTTGGTTCACAAACTAGATCATTAAGAAGTTTCTTAAATCAGAACATAAACACTGGCTTATTGTGTGTAAACCACGAATATACCCAGGAATCAATACTACATGGTTCCGAAGGTCTGAGTCCGGTCACAATTCAAAAAGTGCGTAAATCTCAGGCTGCTCATGGCGTGTCTGTTGTACAAATTACCAAGAATGGTAATGACTGGACTTTCAACCGCAATTCTGAATTTGGTCGCCGCATTACTGCCAACACCCCAATGCGGATTTCCGGCCCTGCGGCTGGTAGTGATTTGTTGAAATCCAAAAAGTTTGCTATCAACCCAGATGGTTCTGTTGAGATTGGTACAAACGACGGTTTCACCGCCTATGGTACAGCAAACAACTGCGCTCATGGTTACACACCTTGGGGTACTTACTTAACCTGTGAGGAAAACTGGAACGGTTACTTCGGTAACAATGGTGAGCCTTTAGCTTCCACTCCAGGGATTAACGATTCAGAAGTTCTAGCAGTACAAAATCGTTACGGTCTTTCTGCCGGTGGCTTCGGCTATCGTTGGCATGAAGTTGACCCTCGCTTCAACAACCGCACCAACCCACTCGAACCCCACACCTTCGGCTGGGTAGTAGAAATCGATCCATACACTCCTAGAAGCACACCAGTTAAACGTACAGCTCTGGGACGCTTCAAGCATGAAAGCGCTCAAGTTGTTGTCGATGACAATAATCGTGTAGCGTTCTATCAGGGTGACGACGAGCGCAACGATTACATTTACAAGTTCGTTTGCGCCCAACCCTATAATCCTAGAAATCGTGAGGCTAACCGCGATTTACTCGACACTGGTGTTCTTTATGTTGCCAAATTTAACGACAACGGCACTGGTCAGTGGTTACCTTTAGTCTATGGACAAAATGGTTTAACACCAGAAAATGGTTTCAGAAACCAAGCTGAAGTATTGGTAAAAACCCGTCAGGCTGCGGATAGAGTCGGCGCGACTATGATGGATAGACCAGAATGGGTAGCTGTACGTCCTCGGATTGGTGGATTTAGAGAGATCGAAGTCTACTGCACCCTGACGAACAACAACCGTCGTGGAACAGGAACCGAATCTGTTAACCAAGCAGACGGTTCAACAACCGCAGGTAGTGCGCGTCCTCCTATAGATAAGTCTAACCCCCGTCCTGACAACCGTTATGGTCACATTATTCGCTGGCGCGAAGATGGTCGCAGTGTTGCAACTACTACCTTCAAATGGGATATTTTCATTGAAGCTGGTGATAGCCAAAGAACTGAACCCAACCTTCAGGGCAATATCAACGGTGATGACCTCAGTTCACCAGATGGTCTCTGGTTTGATGACTTCGGTCGTCTCTGGATTCAAACTGATCAAGCTGGTGATGGTCTTGGTAGCACAGTTAATGGTGTTCCTGAGCTAATAAATATCGGTAGTAACGGTATGTTTTGTGCTGACCCCAACACCAGACAGGTGAGACGTTTCCTAACTAGCCCTCCTGATTGTGAAGTAACTGGTGTTATCACTACACCTGATGGTAAAGCGATGTTTGTCGGCATCCAGCACCCTGGGGATGGCGGGACTACCGCGAATCCCACTCAGAACAGCCACTGGCCTTATAGCCAAGGTTACGGCCTACCTGGCCGCCCCCGTTCGGCAACGGTAGTAATTACCCGCAACGATGGTGGTGTTATTGGTGGTTTGTAA
- a CDS encoding PEP-CTERM sorting domain-containing protein → MKLAKGLGIATIAAISVAAVGVQPTQAAIVNYNFIVDATSGSNPGQYFGSLKYDDSFLTGLGLETLGVENGLEVKFNYLGNTYTEEDDEFYDLYPIVSFNDGKLLGLSYFVADKFFIGNENNLDVGGNIFYEIDGSVFATEVGTVRYSQVPEPFAVSGIAIAATVGLFMKRKKKATLVG, encoded by the coding sequence ATGAAATTAGCTAAAGGTTTAGGTATTGCAACTATTGCGGCAATTTCTGTTGCTGCTGTTGGTGTTCAACCAACACAAGCGGCGATCGTTAATTACAATTTCATCGTTGATGCTACATCTGGCAGCAATCCCGGTCAGTATTTCGGTTCTCTTAAATATGATGACTCATTCTTAACTGGTTTAGGGCTGGAGACATTGGGAGTTGAGAATGGGTTAGAAGTTAAATTCAACTACTTAGGTAATACCTATACAGAAGAAGATGATGAATTTTATGATTTATACCCGATAGTTAGCTTTAACGACGGTAAACTTTTGGGACTCAGCTATTTTGTTGCAGACAAGTTTTTCATCGGCAATGAAAATAATCTCGATGTAGGCGGAAATATATTTTATGAAATTGATGGATCAGTATTTGCCACAGAAGTGGGTACTGTCCGCTACAGTCAAGTACCAGAACCCTTTGCAGTTAGTGGTATAGCGATCGCTGCTACCGTAGGACTATTCATGAAGCGTAAGAAAAAAGCCACATTAGTAGGCTAG
- a CDS encoding PEP-CTERM sorting domain-containing protein, which translates to MKLSKNFGIATFAIAISLAAIEAKPTQAAIVNYNFAVNATGDNPGVYFGSFSFDDANLNGVGEESLDVGNGLLSIVFDYLGTQYTELDDVDYPTGVAPLVSFQDGKLLGLSYLVEDKFFLGGDLDTPFTGGNQFYSIVGADLLSANEAGTVSYSTVPEPLAIFGTAIATFVGLWSNRQKKNCPFLKAMQYFLYTACYFLNFIVQLY; encoded by the coding sequence ATGAAGTTAAGCAAAAATTTTGGCATTGCTACTTTTGCGATCGCTATTTCTCTAGCTGCTATTGAAGCTAAACCAACACAAGCTGCCATCGTTAATTATAATTTCGCTGTGAATGCTACTGGAGATAATCCGGGGGTATATTTTGGGTCTTTTAGTTTTGATGACGCGAACTTAAACGGTGTTGGCGAAGAGAGTCTGGATGTTGGCAATGGACTATTATCCATTGTGTTTGATTACTTGGGTACTCAATACACAGAACTGGATGATGTTGATTATCCAACGGGAGTAGCACCTTTAGTTAGCTTTCAAGATGGCAAACTCTTAGGACTGAGCTATTTAGTTGAAGACAAGTTTTTTCTTGGTGGTGACTTAGATACTCCATTTACAGGAGGTAATCAGTTTTATAGTATTGTGGGTGCTGATTTATTGTCTGCGAATGAAGCGGGTACAGTCAGCTACTCTACAGTACCAGAACCCTTGGCTATTTTCGGCACAGCGATCGCCACTTTTGTCGGTTTGTGGTCGAACCGCCAGAAAAAAAACTGCCCATTTTTAAAAGCGATGCAGTATTTCCTGTATACAGCTTGTTATTTTTTGAATTTTATAGTACAATTGTACTGA